TCATTGTATGTGGTTCTTCCCTTGCTTTCAACTTTCTCACACACTACACaaagcaaaacaaaaacaaatatgcAAATTGAATCATTAACACTAACCAGACTTATTGATAACAGTCACAGCTGAAAAGTGTACTACAAATATTATCCTGAAAATATTAGCATTGTATGTAGGGATGTAGACCCGGGCATCGAAAAAAGGCACATTACCTTTCATACTGAACTGGCGTAGACCTCTGCCACTTTTATCTCCTCCAGTCGCTCTTTGAcccctcttcttcttcctgctACTGTGCAATGCCAAAATTAGCTTCACCCAAAGCAATAGATGGTGACAAGAATGAAGGAGACCTCATGTTGATAAAACACCAAagtatgattcaacaaaaacaagCTTCATTCTAGTAACAGACTCTAACCAATTGAAAGAATCTTCTCATCAATCCAGAGATCCTTTGGATTCCATTACAAATGAGGATTTGGAATATGAGATATTCAACAGCTAAATGAAAGATCAATTCATTGGGAGCTTCACAACAACAATGAAAATGGCATGGCCATACAATTTGGAAATGGGTAATCATAAATTCAAGCAAAACCATCAATACTAGTTTCAGCATCAAAATAATGCATCAGAATCATAGTAATCATGAATCTAAATACTCCATAGCTTTTAATTAAGAAGACAATCAAAACACAAGTATACAAGTTTTTCTGCAATTACCCTTAAAGAAACAATGAATACTAATGAAAACAGTCTCACCCTATAGCTCCTAGAGATCCAGCATCGTCATCTTGTATATCAAGATGGCTTAGTTTCAGAAAAGTGTTATCACTGGCAGGAGGAGTCGCCATAGCCGCTTCACTGCGAGTGGAAGGAGACCCAACACTGCCGCTTGTAGAGACAGATTGACCTGAAATCATAGTCCCGCGCGACCTCGTAGCTCCACCAGTTGCTGATACCATGAAAAGGGTTCCTATTATCTCCTTCTTTCCGTCACTATTTCGATGGATAGCCAACAGAGATcgtatatatatagatgatgaATTGAATCTCGGGTAAAGTTATCGACTTTGAAGTGAATTATAAACAGGGTTTACGAGAATACTGACCATAGATGAGTATTTGTAGAAGTGCCTGCCTGCCTCTGCCTGCAATGTGTAGGTTTCTCTTCTTCTCTcccctctttctctttcttctctctctttctcgcGCTCTTTTTGTTATTTGGTATTCTCAACTTAATTTACTATTAATTAAGTgacacaataataataataataataataatttagcaaaaaaaatggacctaataataaaataattagtaattataattttgggatatggctgtttttcttttctttttaaattagaataggtttcataacattaataatgttaaatattaaatgttaaattaaataaatgttataatatcaataaatgtatgaattttaattatttaatatctataatagtgtgatataatttcaaaacattaatttttagtttagaaaattaacaacatttttttagaattaatttaattagggGTGGGTCGTATAGGTAAATCTGTATTTACCTTAATAGtgtgatttcgatataccttaaatTCGGTACGATGATATCATTATTATACATTTCgtatctaaaaaaatcaaatattgtatagtgaaataaaatagagTACACatatattaaacaatattacattataattatattttaattttattttaaaaattatgtttttataattgaattaattttaaatttatttgaaaaataaaataaacttgttAACTTTaaagagacaaaatatatacttttaaagtTGAGTCACAAAAATGTTcgatgaaataaatttattaaaattggttATTCATTGACGAGTATAATCTTGctgaaaattttaatgaatgcgtgaatttaattttttaaatgaaaattaaaacataaatatttataatttagttagtCACAGTGtccttataattattatatatatttagtttataaatattattttggtatttcgATATAGATATAGTTTTGAAAATCTCATTTTTGTactgtattaataattttggtataaaaataatcgtaaaaatctaaatatttatcGACCCATTCATAAGCATAATTTTTGATACACGATTCGGTTCGACTACGCATTTATAGTAGATAAGACTACCGTTAGGATTGAGAACATGATTTCGTGTGACATATTATCAGCATTGGTATTCATCATCCAAACTTGAGTGCACCATGCGGTTTGTCTTGTTGTGCGAGCTTGTGAGGCAACGATAAAGAAGGAAGAGAGAGAGTCATCAGCTTGGAGAAAATAGACTTGTCTAGTTGTTTTATAGGGTATTTGACCAAGTCGGTCGGCATTGTTGTGGTATCATTCCGTCGACACGTGCAAACTCAAAACAATTGAAGACATCGTTAAGTCAAATTAAGTTGAGAAAGTGATGgttaaatcaaaaatatttaattttaaattatatttcagtCATAGGGCAATATGTTTTTGCCATTGGACTTCCCAAATAAATTCTTCCTATCACTCATAATTTTCAACTTTGCGAATATCTATCTTAGAAACTCGAAAATTCTGATAAACTCCAATTTGACGCTTCAAAGCTAGACACTAGGAAATAGGAATTGATGGtccactcttttttttttcttaggataccaataatattaataatttgttcaccactatatttaataatattgaatgttaagttttaaattaaataaatatttgaaaaataaatattatattatcaataaatatataaattttaagtatttaatatatataatagtgttataaaatttcaaaacattttttaactgagaaaattagtttttttttttatttataaattatatgggtttgataatattaaaaataatattaagtattaagtgttaaattaaataaacagttgaaaataaatgttatatggatcaataaatatataaattttaattaatttatatatatatatatatatatatatatatatatatatatatatatataatagtgtgaacaaatttcaaaattttatttaatttaaaaaattagcatGTTagtaaattactttttttttatattagaataggtttgataatattaaaaacaatattgaatattaagtgttaaattaaataaatagttgaaaaataaatgtattattggtatattattctcttttttattttaattagaatgGGTTtgacaatattaaatattaagtgttaaactaaataaatagtTGAAACttatatcaataaatatatgaatcttaattacttaatatttataatagtgtgataaaattctaatatatatatttattttaatttagacaATTTGCacacaatattttttactttttaatcaacACTTTTTACATTTGAACtactttaacatttaaaaatattttatcattagaATGAGTAATATATTGATGTTAATTGACaaagtattaaattaaaaactattttattattactaatttaattattttttataaattaaaattgatttttatattcacattatatatatatatatatatatataaattaaataatacatgtACAGTAAAAAATGATAAGAGTCCAAAAATATGACACTAAAAAAAGTAGACTGGGTTAggttcatattatatattatatagttatatatatatatatatatatatatatatatatatatatatatatatatatatatatatatatatatatatatttcaatttttaaagtCACAATGAACTCCATATTTATAccatactttaatttaaaatatttttacatttgaaGCTAAATTGAGATTAAATAGTGTACACATCAAATTTAGTTAAtgaaaaaccaaataaaatcaatttgataactctttttttcaaacaaacctaGTTCATAccatttcaattttgtttatttgttttcacaaaacaaatataattttaattcatttaaaactGTGACATGTGACTTGTGACTAATCCTCATTCTATTATTGATGATTTAtaagttatatttctttttgaactattgtaagaaaaaaaactaagtttAGTCTCAATTATtgatctaattaaaagaaagtaaataacattactattgttttaaaaaataactatagttaaaaaaaagagtaaCATATAGTGACATTTTGTCAAATTAAATCTCAATTAAGTGGAAAGTATCAAATTGAAACTCTTTATCGGGGTAATTGAGATTTATGGACCTCTacttttaaagtttaaaattttaaaaaattcattaatttattaggCATgtgtcatttataaataaaaaaataaaaaattaatattactcAATTAATGGATAGTTTTGATTaactaatttcaaaaaattaataatctgttaattttgattttcacaacatttaattttgtataattttaataataaaaaactctaAACCGtacaatttgaaaaaataaatctgaAATCTCCcttaactcaaaataaataatataattttctcaaaaaaattattatttagccaaaaatgtataaaattacatcaattaatttacaaaattcatttatcaattaaatttaaacacaataataaatttaattatttatcagtttaaaaaaaaaaaaaaattattatagcAAAAAGAAAACCGTAGTCGGAGCGGCAGCAGAAAGACGTAAACGGTgtcttctaaaaaaaaaaaaaaaaaaaagttgacgTATTAGACGGTTATTTTCCGCCGTGGGGAGAATCACCGCCTCCCGCCATTAACATGAACCAGCTTCTATCATCTCCGGCCCATCCCGGAGTAAATTCCGGCAAAGAACAGCAAGCCGCCGGAGTAGGAATTCTCCTTCAGATCATGATGCTCGTTCTCTCTTTCGTCCTCGGTCATGTTCTTCGCCGTCACAAATTCTATTACCTTCCCGAAGCCAGTGCATCTCTTTTGATCGGTGCGATATTGTAAACTCCTTGATGATCTCGATTTTGATTGTAAATTTTGGTTATATTTGCATTTTCAGGTTTGATCGTTGGAGGCCTTGCAAATATCTCAAACTCACAAGATAACAGCAGGTCATTTGCTTCGTTACATGTCAGATGTATAATTTTGTACatgaattttgaaatcaaattgtGTTCCCTCTCATTTGCAGGGCATGGTTTAACTTCCACGAAGAGTTCTTTTTCCTGTTTTTGCTGCCTCCGATCATATTATATCCTTTCTTAACTAATGATTATGCTTTAATTTGGATACATTAAATGTTTCCTTGACTGACTAGGATTTACTCAATCAGGATTCAGCTTACCACCTGTAAGTTTGTTTCATGATTACTTGCTTAATCTGGCTCTGAAAGCACTGTTTTGAATCATCATCATGTTATTCTCTGTTATGCAGAAACCGTTTTTTTCGAACTTTGGAGCTATAGTGACTTTTGCTATTCTAGGAACTTTTATAGCTTCTATAGTTACAGGCGTTCTAGTGTTAGTAATCTCTACTGTTTCCCATACATTTCATCGAGTTGAAATTATGTTTGCCTTTGTAACTGAAGTTATCTCGATTCCTTTTTGTAGTTATCTTGGTGGATTGGTGTATCTCATGTACAAGCTTCCATTTGTTGAATGTCTCATGTTTGGTGCTCTTATATCTGCGACCGACCCAGTGACTGTTCTGTCTATATTTCAGGTGAGACGTGTTACTGTTTATTGTCATGTACATGCATTATGAGCATCTGCAAAAGTGAATTCAACTTACACCATTATCTGTTGCTTCAGCACTACTGCATTCAGTTATATCACTGAACTTTTATGAAGTTGGAAACAATTGATTAGCCCACAATATATTCACTTGCTGAAAATATAGAAAACAATCTAATTGAGACTGTTGAAACCTCCTATTGTCTGGTTTATTTATTGTCTATATTAGGTCAAGGAAATCAATTTTCTTAGAATCTTTTTGATACATCTTGCTTGTTTGAACTATTCTTGCCAATCATCTAGTCTATATTAGTGCCACTTCCTTGTTTCCTTGGGTAGATATGTCAGATTTATAGCTTTGCATTGCCACAAATATTCTTATCCTCTCAGCGTTGATAACATTTACTGAATATGGCATATTGCAGGAGCTTGGAACAGATACGAACCTTTACGCGTTGGTGTTTGGTGAATCTGTGTTAAATGATGCAGTAAGCTTTACAATATTTCTTAATGTTTATGCAATTTTATTTGAGAATATGTTCAAGAGGTTAAGTTTTACTGGCCAAACTTCCTTTTGCATGATGGCCAACTGAAGATGGCGATTTCACTGTACAGGTGTGTTTATGTACCAAAAATCTTAACGAAATCTCATTCACtgaactttatttatttattttaagattagtcgaataataatcataattaattcattGTTTTGTAGGACAATGTCAATGGTAAGAAGACATGCATCATCTGACCAGAATTTCTTCATAATAATAGTCAGATTTCTCGAGACCTTTGTTGGCTCCATGTCAGCTGGTCAGTCTCTCACAACACCATGTCTCTGTGAtctaagttatatatatttttgatggTAATATGAAGTTTGTTATGGACTTGCAGGTGTTGGTGTTGGTTTTATATCTGCTTTGATATCCTCAAATTGAACTTGCATTCTCATTATTTTGGATACATATTTTTTGACTATTTCAGTTGAGCTCTCTTAGAATCTGCAGTCATGATCTTTACCTTCTTGctacataaatatatagaaaatatatatgaaaaggaCTGGAATTTGgaatgtatatttttttccttaacCTACCTAAACCTTTTCAAATATGCAGGATTAGACGTTGATAAGTGAGTTTCACACAATTCTCCTCTTTTCACCATTAGCCTGCATCTAATGGAAGATTACCATAATCAGTTTTTTATCTGCCTTTCTGTTCAGTCTTCAGAACTTGGAATGCTGTCTTTTTGTCCTTTTCCCATACTTCTCGTAAGGCACTAAATTTAGTAATGTCTTATTTCTGCTCCTTCTCCCATTTGATTGCAATGTACTATCCTTCTTCAGTTACATGTTAGCAGAAGGCCTTGGTCTCTCTGGTATTGTCTCCATATTGTTTACCGGAATTGTAAGTGGGTTTGTTTCATAAGATctattatgtgatttttttacATCTTCTTGAAATATTGTGACAAATATCTTTTGTTTAGGTTATGAAGCACTACACATACTCCAATTTAGCAGAGAACTCTCAGAGATTTGTCTCTTCTTTTTTTCATCTGATATCATCACTCGCAGAAACATTTGTGTAAGGGagaatgaatttatttaatttatctcttttgaACTTAGTCGATTTAAATGTTTCCTTTGACAAGTTCTTTCTCCTGTAGATTCATTTACATGGGATTTGATATTGCCATGGAAAAACATACCTGGCCCCATCTCGGTTTTATCTTCTTCTCAATTGTATCCTCAAAGCCATTAGATTTTGGTGAATATTTCTTCTCAATTGTATAGGATAGCTGTCAATTTTCCTTAACTTACTCCATCACAATTCAGCTCTTCATTGGAGTTGCAAGGTATGATTGTAAGAAGACACATAATGACATGACATACATATTGTACAATAACATATTGTATGCTTTATATATTTGTTGCTTTTATGTTTCAAACTAATAACCTCTTTAATGTATTGAACTCATTTTCACCCTTTCCTAGAATGGGCTATTAATATGGTGATGTTCCATTATATGGAAACTGAAAGAGTTTTTTACTCCTCTTGAAGGGCTACAAATGTTTTCTCTTGTGCCTATCTGATAAACTTGGTTCGACCAGCTCATAGGAAAATACCTTTGAAACACCAGAAGGCACTTTGGTATAGCGGTGTGTGGGTTGGAAGCTTCTTGATTACTTCCTTCacatatacattttatttttctgtaTTATTTACTATAATCATCTTAATTCTTTGATGTTAGGTCTCCGTGGAGCCATGGCTTTTGCACTTGCTCTGCAATCAATGCATGATCTTCCAGAAGGGCATGGCCGGACAATATTCACAGCAACCACtgctattattattttgacagtgAGTGGGCTAACTTTCATCCTTAAAATGGATTATAGACATGTTAATGTTCATTAATATTGGGTTTTAGAAGTTAAAAACATCAGTCCTTTTTATTCTTACAccaattccatttttttttatcaatctctAGTTCCTATTTCCTTTCCATTGAGAGAGACAACTAGAATACTGTCCTCCCTCTTCTTATGTCATGATGTGAAAAAACAAATGAGCATATCGGAATTTTAAGTACTTGACATGTAATTTGATTTTAGGAAAACTTACAAGACTATTTTACCTTATATTAACGTAATTTGATACATTTACAAGGATTAAATTTGTCTATTGTACACTCTTACTATACTATCTAGTTAGGTCATTCATTAATTAAGTCAGATTTTCTGTTTAATCTTTGTAAGTATAATTTGAGCTGAATCGAAATAACttatgattttatataacaattattaaatgaatttaattcaaaGCAATTAATGAGGATCAGCTTAAGATggacttcaaattttaatattatgctATTGCAGGTCTTACTAATTGGAGGATCAACTGGTACCATGTTGGAAGCTCTGCAAGTTGTAGGTGATGAATCAATGGTTGAAGTAAGTTTTTGAAGAACAAATGTTTCTTATTGGTGTATAGTTTTTCGAAAGgataaaaccatttcattaggCCGTTTAAGGATTCATAACTTAAAAACGAAATCAAAAGAAACAATCTCTAAACTCATCAACCATGCTGCTTATCTGCGAAAACATCTGATAAAGATGGAAAAGCGTCTTATTGTGCAAATGGTATGGTATGATTtcagtttttttcttttctgtttttttgcaGAACTTTGAACGGAACAGTGGCTACATAAGCCCTGCTTATGAAGGGACTGTAGAACCACCACCACCTTCTGGTAACAGGCTGAAGACAAAATTAAAAGAGTTCCATAAGAGGTAATACATTTTATCTCctctattttctttaaaattgcCTAAGTTTGTCATcatgttagttttttttcaaattgtcACAAAAACTCGAATCCCCTGCGTTGTACCTCTGAGCTATGTAATGCATATGATATATCTTTTTCTCTGCAGCACATCATCATTTACAGCAATTGATAGGAACTTCCTCACCCCTTTCTTTACTACTCAAAATGGAGACGAAGAAGAGCAAGGTTAGAATAAATGTTcacttatgatttttttattgttgtttaaGCACGATCTCTTGTGTTTGACCCTTATCATTCAAAAAGTTATCCTAGAAATTCATGATATTAAATGTGTCTAACTGTTCTTTACTAGTCAAAATAACCCATTAATCCTTGTCCAACAATCATCTTCCTCGGAAAACTTGtgtaaaaatcatttttttttcttctaggaATATCATACCATGTCATACACCAATGAACCAGTAGCGAAACAGGATGATGAAAGTActtaaattgtcaaaataaaaatgaaaacaaaggTTTCCATGCAAATGATgtaactaataattaaatctgGACTTAATCCAGAATTTGGGCACATTCATATTCATTATGAATCATATATTCTCTCTTCTGTTAGCTGAAAGATTCATCTCATGTCTTGTTAATTATAAATGTTTGACAGAGGGACTAATGGCGAAATCGAGAAGAGCACCGTTTCATGGGCCAAGGCCGCATAATTAACCAAAAAGCTATCGATAGTAAGCGATGCATATAGATGTTGTTTCCATGATGAgtagtataataataatgtagtaGTTATTTAGGATTAGGATATAGTTTAACtcttttttgttgtttttttaacattttgtaaaATTTCTAGCTAAGAAAAGAATAACATTTTGTCCTTTGAACTATAATTGCAATTAGATAGAAAATTTCCCTTTTAACTATTTCAATTATGAGCAAATTTTGCCCATATGATCAATTTggacattcttttttttttttttggataatttgtAAATTTCTTCAAGGGAggtaaaagtaaaaataaatgagtgaaaatataaaataaaaattacgcGTCAGGTAGGGGTCGAACCTACGACCTTCTGCTTAGGAAACAGACGCTCTATCCACTGAGCTACAGACGCTTTTGAGTGTTagtttattttcattgatttaaTCTCCAaaagatttattaatattagGCAAGATAATCTTATTCATGATTTCACTTAAAAAcgctctaatttaaaaataaaataattttattcgcaAAGTATTCTTATAACatgaaataaaactaaatttaagaggaagtcaaaatatttaaaattacactTGATTCTGTCTAATCTGTGATCTATCTTAAAATTTTGGGATAGTAACTCAGCCACAAATGAAGTCTCATTCAAGTTGAGACttgaaaaaaaactattaattttgataaattttcaatGAGGTTATTATATGACCTATTATGAAACAATTTAGGTAGCTCAAGTTAGATTTACATGAGATAATATACAACTTTAATTATTGTAACTTTAgtttcaaaaactatttttaaacgagttagttaaattgaaataacattttaattaaaataacaagaGACTCacattaactaattttatatttttgttaagagATGTAGTAATtgattgtttaattttataaattaaatttaattgagagattatttatactattttattcCTGAAACtcctaatttaaaaatgataagaggCAGTACATGAAGATTTTACTTGATATCAACCTAGCACATGAAGAAATGAGAAGAAtgtaaaatatgattttttgttaaaagtttcacatgttttttctatataaaatgATACAAAATAATAGAGATTAATGTGTAGGataattttgtttcaaattatCTCAAAAggaattaaatatgaattttttttaaagtcgGTCATTGTTATACATTATTTGAAAAGCCTAATTTATATGACTTTCTATAAGAAGAGTTGTGAGATTATAAATtcccttaaaaaaaatagtttttt
This is a stretch of genomic DNA from Impatiens glandulifera chromosome 4, dImpGla2.1, whole genome shotgun sequence. It encodes these proteins:
- the LOC124936273 gene encoding sodium/hydrogen exchanger 6-like produces the protein MNQLLSSPAHPGVNSGKEQQAAGVGILLQIMMLVLSFVLGHVLRRHKFYYLPEASASLLIGLIVGGLANISNSQDNSRAWFNFHEEFFFLFLLPPIIFQSGFSLPPKPFFSNFGAIVTFAILGTFIASIVTGVLVYLGGLVYLMYKLPFVECLMFGALISATDPVTVLSIFQELGTDTNLYALVFGESVLNDAMAISLYRTMSMVRRHASSDQNFFIIIVRFLETFVGSMSAGVGVGFISALLFKYAGLDVDNLQNLECCLFVLFPYFSYMLAEGLGLSGIVSILFTGIVMKHYTYSNLAENSQRFVSSFFHLISSLAETFVFIYMGFDIAMEKHTWPHLGFIFFSILFIGVARATNVFSCAYLINLVRPAHRKIPLKHQKALWYSGLRGAMAFALALQSMHDLPEGHGRTIFTATTAIIILTVLLIGGSTGTMLEALQVVGDESMVENFERNSGYISPAYEGTVEPPPPSGNRLKTKLKEFHKSTSSFTAIDRNFLTPFFTTQNGDEEEQEGLMAKSRRAPFHGPRPHN